One genomic segment of Streptococcus salivarius includes these proteins:
- a CDS encoding NCS2 family permease translates to MEKFFKLKEHGTDVRTEVTAGLTTFFAMSYILFVNPAMLAQTGMPAQGVFLATIIGAVAGTLMMAFYANLPYAQAPGMGLNAFFTYTVVFSLGYTWQEALAMVFLCGVISLIITVTKVRKMIIESIPTALKSAISAGIGVFLAYVGIKNAGFLKFSINPHTYTVAGKGADMAKASITASSSATPGLVAFNNPTVIVGLIGLAIAIFFIVKGIRGGVLLSILVTTIIAIFAGVVDLGSIDWHAASLTSSIKDLGQVFGAALGSKGLGSLFADVSRLPGVFMAILAFSLTDIFDTIGTLIGTGEKVGIIASTGDNNESKALDRALYSDLVGTSIGAIAGTSNVTTYVESAAGIGAGGRTGLTALVVAVLFAISSFFSPVVSIVPNAATAPILIIVGVMMLSNLKSVDWEDLSEAIPAFFTSIFMGFSYSITYGIAAGFLTYTLVKIVKGQAKDVHFIMWILDILFILNFISMAVF, encoded by the coding sequence ATGGAAAAGTTTTTCAAATTGAAAGAACATGGTACTGATGTCCGTACAGAAGTGACTGCCGGATTGACAACTTTCTTTGCCATGTCTTACATCCTCTTTGTTAACCCAGCGATGTTGGCCCAAACAGGAATGCCTGCACAAGGTGTTTTCTTAGCAACAATTATTGGTGCGGTTGCAGGGACATTGATGATGGCCTTTTATGCCAACCTACCATACGCTCAAGCGCCTGGTATGGGGCTTAATGCCTTCTTCACCTACACAGTGGTCTTTTCTTTGGGTTACACTTGGCAAGAGGCCTTAGCAATGGTCTTTCTATGTGGTGTTATTTCATTGATCATCACAGTAACTAAAGTGCGTAAGATGATTATTGAGTCTATTCCAACAGCTCTCAAATCTGCTATTTCAGCAGGTATCGGTGTTTTCCTTGCCTATGTTGGGATTAAAAATGCTGGTTTCTTGAAATTCTCAATTAATCCACATACCTACACTGTAGCAGGTAAAGGTGCTGACATGGCTAAGGCTTCAATTACAGCTTCATCGTCAGCTACACCAGGTTTGGTTGCTTTCAATAACCCAACTGTAATTGTAGGTTTGATTGGTCTTGCGATTGCGATTTTCTTTATTGTTAAAGGTATTCGTGGTGGTGTTCTTCTTTCAATCCTCGTAACGACTATCATTGCTATTTTTGCTGGTGTCGTTGATCTTGGAAGCATTGACTGGCACGCAGCTAGCTTGACATCATCTATTAAAGATCTTGGTCAGGTCTTTGGTGCAGCGCTTGGATCTAAGGGATTGGGATCACTCTTTGCAGACGTTTCTCGTTTGCCTGGTGTCTTTATGGCTATTCTTGCCTTTTCATTGACTGATATCTTTGATACTATCGGTACCTTGATTGGTACTGGTGAGAAGGTTGGTATCATTGCTTCAACAGGTGATAACAACGAATCAAAAGCTCTTGACCGTGCTCTTTACTCTGACCTTGTTGGTACAAGTATTGGTGCTATTGCAGGGACTTCAAACGTTACAACTTACGTTGAATCTGCAGCAGGTATTGGTGCTGGTGGACGTACTGGTTTGACAGCTCTTGTGGTTGCTGTACTCTTTGCCATTTCTAGTTTCTTTAGTCCAGTGGTGTCAATCGTTCCAAATGCAGCCACAGCGCCTATTCTTATTATTGTAGGTGTTATGATGCTCTCTAACCTTAAGAGTGTCGATTGGGAAGACTTGTCTGAAGCTATTCCTGCCTTCTTCACTTCTATTTTCATGGGATTCTCATATAGCATTACTTATGGTATCGCAGCTGGTTTCCTTACTTATACTTTGGTCAAAATCGTCAAAGGTCAAGCTAAGGATGTCCACTTTATTATGTGGATTTTGGATATCTTGTTTATCCTTAACTTCATCAGTATGGCTGTGTTCTAA
- a CDS encoding IS110 family transposase, translating into MEVMIETCCGIDVHQKSIVCCILDGPLESNKPKKIQKKFGTTTIALQNALDWLLENHVTHVFFESTGQYWVPLFNIFSDSELNLILANPQHIKNVPGRKTDMKDAEWIAQLGRCGLIEPSYIPSPEVMQLRLLTRRLRSYKQRQTQIKNEIHNLLQRANIKLTSYLSDIFSKTGQSLLTLFINGELIDYDNVTACIHKHVKASPEELMEAMNGKLSLEDRFLLDQSLEEYQLYQKLMNKLRSEIIAYIEKEFP; encoded by the coding sequence ATGGAAGTTATGATTGAAACTTGTTGTGGAATTGATGTCCACCAAAAGTCTATCGTTTGTTGTATTCTAGATGGTCCACTAGAAAGCAATAAACCTAAAAAGATTCAGAAAAAATTTGGTACAACAACTATAGCTCTCCAAAACGCCTTAGATTGGTTATTGGAAAATCACGTCACACATGTCTTTTTTGAAAGCACTGGCCAATATTGGGTACCACTCTTTAATATATTCTCAGACTCAGAACTCAATTTGATATTAGCTAACCCCCAACATATTAAGAATGTGCCTGGTCGAAAAACAGACATGAAAGATGCCGAATGGATTGCACAGCTCGGACGTTGTGGACTTATTGAGCCATCTTACATTCCAAGCCCTGAAGTGATGCAGTTACGTTTACTCACTCGTAGGTTACGTTCTTACAAACAACGTCAAACTCAAATAAAGAATGAAATTCATAACCTCTTACAACGTGCTAATATCAAACTAACCAGCTATCTTTCTGATATCTTCTCTAAGACAGGACAGTCTCTTTTAACGCTCTTTATCAATGGGGAACTCATTGATTATGACAATGTGACAGCTTGTATTCACAAGCATGTCAAAGCAAGTCCCGAAGAATTAATGGAGGCCATGAATGGGAAGTTGTCACTGGAGGATCGATTTCTCTTGGACCAAAGCCTAGAAGAATATCAATTGTATCAAAAACTCATGAACAAATTAAGGAGTGAAATAATAGCTTATATCGAAAAGGAGTTTCCCTGA
- a CDS encoding IS110 family transposase, producing the protein MIPGVSETCAATILAEIGPDVKAFQSDAHLASWAGLCPGSYESAGIKKSSHITQGNRYIKQALTMSGLIAAHSKDNAFSSFYSKISQRGSKMKAVIACAHKLLRIIYKILATHQEYDKEKVLGLRQQF; encoded by the coding sequence ATGATTCCTGGTGTGAGTGAAACTTGTGCAGCCACAATTTTAGCTGAGATTGGACCAGATGTGAAGGCTTTTCAATCAGACGCACACTTAGCTTCTTGGGCTGGGCTCTGCCCAGGATCTTATGAAAGTGCTGGCATTAAAAAATCCTCACATATCACGCAAGGAAATCGATATATCAAGCAGGCTTTGACCATGTCGGGATTGATTGCGGCTCACTCTAAAGACAATGCGTTTTCATCTTTTTATAGCAAAATTTCCCAAAGAGGAAGTAAGATGAAAGCCGTCATTGCTTGCGCACATAAGCTACTTCGTATCATTTACAAAATTCTCGCAACACACCAAGAATACGACAAAGAAAAAGTGCTAGGACTGAGGCAACAGTTCTAA
- a CDS encoding HAD family hydrolase, with protein MTKKLIALDLDGTLLRPDGTISEFTQKTIKDIQNKGHQVVIATGRPYRMAIDHYKTLGLETPLITFNGSLTNLPDQDWAYEHSVKLDKKYLISLLQRHDELEMDFLASEYRKHFYITMNHPERIQPQLFGVDKIIEAMRLEPTKITRNPNALLMQTRHEDKYQLADDIKKDFKEEIEVDSWGGPLNILEFSPKGINKAYALNYLLKAMRKSTDDLIAFGDEHNDTEMLELAKTGYAMKNASSVLLPHANEQIEWTNEEDGVARKLQELFL; from the coding sequence ATGACAAAAAAATTGATTGCACTAGATCTTGATGGAACGTTATTACGCCCAGATGGAACTATTTCAGAATTTACACAAAAGACGATTAAAGACATACAAAACAAAGGACACCAAGTCGTTATTGCTACAGGTCGTCCTTATCGTATGGCTATTGATCATTACAAAACGCTAGGTTTAGAAACACCCCTCATTACCTTTAACGGCTCTTTGACCAATCTTCCAGATCAAGACTGGGCTTATGAGCATTCGGTTAAATTAGATAAGAAATATCTGATTAGCCTCTTACAACGCCATGATGAGTTAGAGATGGATTTTCTGGCTAGTGAATATCGAAAACACTTCTATATCACTATGAATCACCCAGAGCGTATCCAACCACAACTCTTTGGTGTTGATAAAATTATTGAGGCTATGCGTTTAGAACCAACTAAAATCACGCGCAACCCTAACGCTCTCCTTATGCAAACTCGCCATGAGGATAAGTACCAACTTGCCGATGACATCAAGAAGGACTTCAAGGAAGAAATTGAAGTTGATTCTTGGGGTGGTCCACTTAATATTTTGGAATTTTCGCCTAAAGGTATTAACAAGGCCTACGCCCTAAACTACTTACTTAAGGCCATGCGCAAATCAACGGATGATTTGATTGCTTTTGGTGACGAACACAACGACACAGAGATGTTAGAACTTGCTAAAACTGGTTATGCCATGAAAAATGCTAGCTCTGTTCTTCTCCCCCACGCTAACGAACAAATTGAGTGGACTAATGAAGAGGATGGCGTTGCTCGCAAACTCCAGGAACTCTTTTTATAA
- a CDS encoding GHKL domain-containing protein: MQEELNLQNNIRLKNLDTYNHKIEELYQTVRGFRHNYRNLLTTLKLGIDQEDMTIVKDIYTSILETSDKRLETKQFDLTQLINIQDNTLKSLLSAKFLQADDQNIDISLEIPSPITLEGMTILDFITVISILIDNAMEATVKAKKTKIMIAYIKQDKYQRFIIKNSKQA; encoded by the coding sequence ATGCAAGAAGAACTAAATCTACAAAACAATATCAGGCTAAAAAATCTCGATACCTACAATCATAAAATTGAAGAGCTTTATCAAACCGTCCGTGGTTTTCGTCATAATTATAGAAACCTACTTACCACTCTGAAACTAGGCATTGATCAGGAAGACATGACAATAGTCAAGGATATCTACACTTCGATTTTGGAAACATCTGATAAAAGACTAGAAACCAAGCAATTTGACTTGACACAACTAATCAATATCCAAGATAATACTCTAAAAAGCCTCCTATCTGCCAAATTTCTCCAAGCAGATGACCAAAATATTGATATCTCCCTAGAAATTCCAAGTCCTATCACGTTAGAGGGAATGACTATTCTGGACTTTATCACTGTTATCTCTATACTGATAGACAATGCCATGGAAGCTACTGTAAAAGCTAAAAAAACTAAGATAATGATTGCTTATATTAAACAGGATAAATATCAACGCTTCATTATCAAAAACTCTAAGCAGGCTTAG
- a CDS encoding LytR/AlgR family response regulator transcription factor, translated as MDIYILEDNIIQQGRLEQALDKALRSYGETLDCVQTFEQSNQLLEYIKPANHQQLFFLDIEIKGKEKEGLHLGQTIRNKLPDAHIVFVTSHSEFMPLTFSYQLFALDYIDKNLDEDSFQSKVAIALSYVAKQSIKKEEKFSFHSGTDHIDLSYDRLLYIETSAKRHYVILHGSHSIFEFRANISDLANANPKLFRCHRSYLINPDKLVRLNKTKREIEMSDGTNCLVSRRHIKAVLAFMYEDKKI; from the coding sequence ATGGATATCTACATTTTAGAGGACAACATAATACAGCAAGGTAGATTGGAACAGGCTCTGGATAAGGCTCTCAGATCCTATGGTGAGACACTAGACTGTGTCCAGACCTTTGAACAATCCAACCAACTTCTGGAATATATAAAGCCAGCCAACCATCAACAACTCTTTTTCTTGGATATTGAGATTAAAGGGAAAGAAAAAGAAGGACTCCATTTGGGACAAACCATCCGAAACAAACTACCAGATGCTCATATTGTCTTTGTAACCTCCCACTCAGAGTTTATGCCCTTAACTTTTAGTTACCAACTCTTTGCCCTAGACTATATCGACAAAAATCTAGATGAAGATTCTTTTCAATCAAAGGTCGCGATAGCCCTATCCTATGTCGCTAAGCAAAGTATAAAAAAAGAGGAAAAGTTCTCTTTTCATTCTGGAACCGACCATATCGATCTCTCCTATGACCGTTTGCTTTATATTGAAACATCTGCTAAAAGGCACTATGTTATCTTACACGGTTCCCATAGCATTTTTGAGTTTCGAGCCAATATCTCAGACTTAGCTAATGCCAATCCTAAGCTCTTCCGCTGTCATCGCTCCTACCTAATCAACCCTGACAAGTTGGTACGTCTCAATAAGACCAAACGCGAAATCGAAATGTCAGACGGCACTAACTGTCTGGTATCTCGTAGACATATCAAGGCAGTCTTAGCCTTTATGTATGAGGATAAGAAGATATGA
- the tsaE gene encoding tRNA (adenosine(37)-N6)-threonylcarbamoyltransferase complex ATPase subunit type 1 TsaE, producing MIYSQNEEELISIGQKLGRLLDSGDIIVLSGDLGAGKTTLTKGIAKGLDISQMIKSPTYTIVREYEGRVPLYHLDVYRIGDDPDSIDLDDFLYGEGVTIIEWGELLDESLLGDYLLISISHHGDGRQLLIESFGPRSKEIQEEMVNG from the coding sequence ATGATTTACAGTCAAAATGAAGAAGAATTGATTAGTATCGGTCAAAAGCTAGGTCGACTGCTCGATTCTGGAGATATAATTGTTCTCTCAGGTGATCTGGGAGCTGGCAAAACAACCTTAACCAAGGGAATTGCCAAAGGTTTGGATATTTCACAGATGATAAAGAGTCCAACCTATACTATTGTAAGGGAGTATGAGGGGCGAGTGCCACTCTATCATTTAGATGTCTACCGCATTGGTGACGATCCTGATTCTATTGATTTGGATGATTTTCTGTATGGTGAAGGTGTGACAATCATCGAGTGGGGTGAGCTCCTAGACGAGAGCCTGCTAGGGGACTATCTCCTAATTTCGATATCTCATCATGGAGATGGACGTCAGTTGCTTATTGAATCTTTCGGTCCTAGAAGTAAGGAGATTCAGGAGGAAATGGTAAATGGCTGA